The sequence CTCGCCGGGCGTGTTGCCGGATGAGTAGTCTCTGCCCCAACTTATTCTTTCTCGGAGAAACAGACGATTGAAAATGGATAATTTGCCGAGCTTTAAACGATTATTGATTGCAGTTCTGAGTGTAACTCTACTCGTTGGAACGGGATTTGCCAATGTGCCCAAAGAAAAAGGTCGAAAAGCCATCCCGATGCGCCGAAATGGGGTTCGTGATGAAGTTTTTTCTCCGAAATACATTAAAGATGTCCTCCTGAAAACAACGCAGTGGCAATTGCAGCATCCCAAGCACAGCCCAACTGACTGGACCAATGGGGCGTTCTATGCAGGTATTTTTGCCGCTTATGAAACCACAAAATCGCCACTGATTCTGGACTCATTGATGGCGATCGGTGAACGAAATCAGTGGCGTCCCGGCAAACGCTTCGATCATGCCGATGATATAGCGGTTTGTCAGATGTATATTGATTTGTACCGGCTTAAAAAAGATCGGCGAATGATTCAGCCGACGATCGATACGGTCCAGAAAATGCAAAAAGTGACAGGGCCCGAACTTGCCAAACATGGACAGACCTGGTGGTGGTGTGATGCCTTATTTATGGCTCCACCCGTTCTGGCAAAATTGAGTACGACGTTAAACGACCCTGCCTATAATACCTTCTCGGATTCGTTGTTCAAACAGACCTATACTCTTCTTTACAACCGGCAGGAGCATTTGTTTGCCCGCGACGCCAATTACTTGGTCGATGCAAACGGTGTTGGAAAGAAAGAAGCAAACGGTCAGAAAATTTTCTGGTCGAGGGGCAATGGCTGGGTTATGGGCGGTCTGGTGCGCGTTTTGGAGGAGCTTCCCGCCAAACACCCAAGCCGAGCTTTTTATCTGACCTTATATCGGCAGATGAGTGAACGCCTGCTGGCGCTTCAGCAAGCCGACGGATTGTGGCGAGCCAGTTTGCTGGACCCGGCCGCCTATCCGGGTGGCGAAGCGAGTGGTTCCGGTTTCGATTGCTATGCCCTTGCCTGGGGAATCAATCAGGGAATTCTGCCGAAGAAAACCTACCAGCCCGCTGTTGAAAAAGCATGGGTAGCGTTAACAAAGCTTGTTTCGCCCGAAGGCCGGGTAGGGTGGGTGCAGCCCATCGGTGGAGATCCCCGGCGTAATTTCAGCGAAGACAGTTGGGAGGTTTACGGTACGGGTGCTTTTCTGCTGGCCGGTTCACAAATTATCAAGTTAAAACCGTAGAGATGCCTTACGGAAGCGGCAAGGTATCACGTCTCTACAGAAATGGTTAGTATGACCTTGTTTAGCTTAAGCCAACATCATATGCGTAAAATTCTCTTCCTGTTTCTGCTGGCGGGACCACTCTTTGCCCAGACAAAACAGCCGGTCGATTATGTTAATCCGCTGATTGGTTCAGCACCCAGTCAGACACCAACTGCCAAGCGGCATAGCGAAGCGGGGAGTGAACTGAAAGGGCAGATTGCTCCTGCCATCGGGCGACCGCATGCCATGACAACCTGGACACCGCAGACACAGGCAACAGAAACAAAGTGCATTGCTCCCTACTATTACAACGATCCCAAAATCAACGGGTTTCGCGGAACCCACTGGCTCAATGGCAGTTGCGTTCAGGATTATGGTAGCGTCACGATTATGCCAGTTTCCGGAAAACTCGCGTTACGTCCGGCTGAACGAGGGTCGCACTTTGATCACAAAACCGAAACGGTTACTCCTGCTTATTACGATGTTCGGTTAACAGACTCGAATATTTGGGCAGAGTTGTCGGCGCATACGCGGGCGGGACTGTTGCAGTTTACGTTTGGTAAGGGTGGCGACAACGCTATTCTTGTTGAGCCGAACAGCGATGAAGGGGAAGGATATGTCGAAATTCATCCTGAACGGAACGAGATCGTAGGCTACAATCCGGCTCATCGAATCTATCAGGGTGCCGGGCAATCGGCAGGTTTTAGTGGCCATTTTGTAGTGCAGTTCGACCGGCCGCTCACCACCTTCGGGACCTGGACAAATTATGAACCATCGGCCGGGTCGAAACAGGCCAAAGGAGCCGGCAGAAAAGAGTCCATTGGCGCTTATGTTCGCTGGAATCTGAAACCGGGCGAAGTTGTTCGTGTTCGGGTTGGAACGTCGTTCGTGAGCGAGGACGGAGCACGAAAAAACCTGCAAACCGAACTGCCTGACTGGAATCTCGCCCGCGTTCGCCAGCAAACGGAGGCAGCCTGGAATGGCGAACTTGGCCGGATGCAGGCTACGGGGCGCGATACGGATAAGACCATGTTTTACACGGCTCTTTATCATGCGAATCTGACCCCCCGCATCTTCTCGGATAGCGACGGAGCCTATCCTGGTTTTGCGGATGATACGGCCATTCACAAGGCCAGCGGCTTCGACTATTATTGTGATTTTAGCCTTTGGGATACCTTTCGGGCCTGTCAGCCGCTGCAAAATCTGCTGAATCCGAAACGGTCGGGCGATATGATGCAATCACTGGTGAAAAAGGCCGAACAGGGCGGATGGATGCCTATTTTTCCATGCTGGAATAGCTATACTGCGGCCATGATCGGCGATCATGCACAATCGGCTATTGCCGATGCTTACAGCAAAGGAGTCAGGAATTTTGATGTAAAAGCGGCTTATAAGTACCTGCGTAAAAACGCGTTTGATGTAAACAGTGATCCCAAAAGCTACGAAGCCGGTAAAGGGCGACGAGCGTTGGCATCCTACCTTCAATACCAGTACATTCCGCTTGAAGATTCGGTCTGGCAGGCATTTCACAAGCGGGAACAGGTTTCGCGAACCCTCGAATATGCATACGATGACTTTTGCCTTGGCCAACTCGCGAAAGCGCTTGGTCAAACGAGCGATGCCACTACCCTGAATCAGCGTGCCCGAAACTACCGGAATGTACTGGATCCCGCGACGGGCTATGTACGTGGACGTTATGCAGATGGACAATGGATTGCCAAATTTGATCCATTTGCGTTGCGCGTATCGTTTATTACCGAAGGTTCGCCCGCTCAGTACACATTTTTTGTGCCGCAGGATGTGCAGGGAATTGCCAAACTCGTTGGCGGACGGGAGCGGTTCGTGGCCAAACTGGATACCCTGTTTAACGACGGGCGCTACTGGCATGGTAATGAACCGAATAACCAGATTTCGTACCTCTATGCCTTTGCTGGCGCTCCTTACAAAACACAGGCTCGCGTTCGTCAGCTTGTTCAGGACGAATACGATACGTCGCCGGGGGGGCTGAGCGGCAATGAAGATGGTGGACAAATGTCGGCTTGGCTGGTGTTTAGTATGGCGGGACTGTATCCGGTATGTCCCGGAACGCCGTATTACGTGCTGGGTAGCCCGACGCTTGATGCTGTAACGATCAGGCCGGGGGCTGGCAACGCTTCATTTACAATCAAAGCGCTGGCTAATTCTCCTCAAAATGTCTATATCCAATCGGCTACGCTGAATGGAAAGTCTTTTAGTCGT comes from Spirosoma aureum and encodes:
- a CDS encoding glycoside hydrolase family 88/105 protein; its protein translation is MDNLPSFKRLLIAVLSVTLLVGTGFANVPKEKGRKAIPMRRNGVRDEVFSPKYIKDVLLKTTQWQLQHPKHSPTDWTNGAFYAGIFAAYETTKSPLILDSLMAIGERNQWRPGKRFDHADDIAVCQMYIDLYRLKKDRRMIQPTIDTVQKMQKVTGPELAKHGQTWWWCDALFMAPPVLAKLSTTLNDPAYNTFSDSLFKQTYTLLYNRQEHLFARDANYLVDANGVGKKEANGQKIFWSRGNGWVMGGLVRVLEELPAKHPSRAFYLTLYRQMSERLLALQQADGLWRASLLDPAAYPGGEASGSGFDCYALAWGINQGILPKKTYQPAVEKAWVALTKLVSPEGRVGWVQPIGGDPRRNFSEDSWEVYGTGAFLLAGSQIIKLKP
- a CDS encoding GH92 family glycosyl hydrolase; this translates as MRKILFLFLLAGPLFAQTKQPVDYVNPLIGSAPSQTPTAKRHSEAGSELKGQIAPAIGRPHAMTTWTPQTQATETKCIAPYYYNDPKINGFRGTHWLNGSCVQDYGSVTIMPVSGKLALRPAERGSHFDHKTETVTPAYYDVRLTDSNIWAELSAHTRAGLLQFTFGKGGDNAILVEPNSDEGEGYVEIHPERNEIVGYNPAHRIYQGAGQSAGFSGHFVVQFDRPLTTFGTWTNYEPSAGSKQAKGAGRKESIGAYVRWNLKPGEVVRVRVGTSFVSEDGARKNLQTELPDWNLARVRQQTEAAWNGELGRMQATGRDTDKTMFYTALYHANLTPRIFSDSDGAYPGFADDTAIHKASGFDYYCDFSLWDTFRACQPLQNLLNPKRSGDMMQSLVKKAEQGGWMPIFPCWNSYTAAMIGDHAQSAIADAYSKGVRNFDVKAAYKYLRKNAFDVNSDPKSYEAGKGRRALASYLQYQYIPLEDSVWQAFHKREQVSRTLEYAYDDFCLGQLAKALGQTSDATTLNQRARNYRNVLDPATGYVRGRYADGQWIAKFDPFALRVSFITEGSPAQYTFFVPQDVQGIAKLVGGRERFVAKLDTLFNDGRYWHGNEPNNQISYLYAFAGAPYKTQARVRQLVQDEYDTSPGGLSGNEDGGQMSAWLVFSMAGLYPVCPGTPYYVLGSPTLDAVTIRPGAGNASFTIKALANSPQNVYIQSATLNGKSFSRTYLTHNELVKGGELILQMGPLPNKNWGNRPEDAMPSVLPE